The DNA sequence GCCCAGGGCGGCGCCGGCCGCCACGTCCGAGGGGTAGTGGACGCCGGCCACCAGGCGGGACAGGCACACGGCGACGGCGAGCGGCGGCACCGCGCGGGACCCCAGCGCGCCGAAGGCGACGGCGGCGGCCGCCGCGGAGGTGGCGTGCGAGCTGGGGAAGGAGTGCCGGCCGGCGGTGCCCACCAGGGGTGCGACATGGGCCGGGCGCGGGCGGCGCACCACCCGTTTCACCCCCATGCTGACGACGTGGGCGCCCGCGGTGAGCGCGGCGCCGCGCAGCCAGGCGCCGCGCCGCGGGCGGTCCGCGACGGCCCCGGCGAGCCCCGCCGCCAGCCAGAGCGCCCCGTGCTCCCCCGCCCAGGACAGGGCGCGCGCGGCACCGGCCACGCGCGGGTCGCCGCCGCACGCCCTGAGGGCCGAGACGACGCGGTGGTCCAGGCCGCGGAGACCGAGGGGGCGGCGGTGGTCGTGGTGGTCGTCCATGGGGACCCACTGTTCACGCCCGGCGGGCCGGAACTCCGCCACTCCGGGACGACATCCCATTAATCACCCATTTCGGGGACGGGATTGACGTTTCAAAACTAATCAGTCACATACGGACGATACGGTCGCCGTCATGCCTGCCGACACCGTTTCCGTCACGGGGTGGGGCCGCACCGCTCCCACCGCCGCCCGGCTGATCCGCCCACGGACGTACGAGGAGGCCGCCCTCGCCGTCCGGGACTGCGGGGCCCGCGGGGGCATCGCCCGGGGCCTGGGGCGGGCGTACGGGGACGCGGCGCAGAACGCGGGCGGCACCGTGCTCGACATGACGGCCCTGGACCGCGTGCACGCCGTCGACGCGGACGGCGGCACCGTGCTGTGCGACGCGGGCGTCTCCCTGCACCGGCTGATGGAGGTGCTGCTGCCGCTCGGCTGGTTCGTGCCGGTGACGCCGGGCACGCGCTACGTGACCGTCGGCGGGGCGATCGGCGCCGACATCCACGGCAAGAACCACCACGTCTCCGGCTCCTTCTCCCGCCACGTGCTGTCGCTGGAGCTGCTCACCGCCGACGGCCGGGTCCGTACCGTCGTGCCCGGCACGCCCCTGTTCGAGGCGACCGCGGGCGGCATGGGCCTGACCGGGGTGATCCTGACCGCGACGATCCGGCTGCTGCCGGTCGAGACCTCGCTGATGTGCGTCGACACCGAGCGCGCGGCCGACCTCGACGACCTGATGGCCCGCCTCGCCGACACCGACCACCGCTACCGCTACTCGGTCGCCTGGATCGACCTGCTCGCCCGCGGCGCCGCCACCGGCCGCGCGGTGCTCACGCGCGGCGACCACGCGCCCCTGGACGCGCTGCCCCGGCGCACCCGCGCGCGCGGCGAGCCCCTGTCCTTCCGCACCACCCGCCTCCCGGCCGCCCCCTCCTTCGTCCCGGAGGGCCTGCTCAGCCGCACCACCGTGGGCCTGTTCAACGAGCTCTGGTACCGCAAGGCCCCCCGCGCGCGGACGGGGCAGCTCCAGCGCATCCCCGCCTTCTTCCACCCGCTGGACGGCGTGCCCCACTGGAACCGGGTCTACGGCCGGAGCGGCTTCGTGCAGTACCAGTTCGTCGTCGGCCACGGGCGGGAGGACGCCCTGCGCCGGATCGTGCGCCGGATCTCCGGACGCCGCTGCCCGTCCTTCCTCGCCGTGCTCAAGCGCTTCGGCGACGCCGACCCGGGCTGGCTGTCCTTCCCCGTGCCGGGCTGGACCCTCGCCCTGGACGTCCCGGCGGCGCTGCCCGGCCTCGGCGCCTTCCTCGACGAACTCGACGAGGAGGTCGCCGGCGCCGGCGGGCGGGTCTACCTCGCCAAGGACTCCCGGCTGCGCCCGGACGTGCTCGCCGCCATGTACCCCCGCCTGGACGACTTCCGCGCCCTGCGGACCGCACTGGACCCGCGCGGGGTGTTCACCTCCGACCTGGCCCGCCGCCTCCATCTGTAGGCAACCCCTAGGAGCTGTCATGAAGGACGCCTTCGGCCTCCCCCAGTCCCTGCTCGTCCTCGGCGGTACGTCCGAGATCGCGCTGGCCACCGCGCGGCGGCTGATCGCCCGGCGCACCCGCACGGTGTGGCTGGCCGGCCGCCCCTCCCCCGGCCTGGACGAGGCCGCCGGGCAGCTGCGCGGCCTCGGCGCCGAGGTGCGCACCGTCGCCTTCGACGCGCTCGACCCGGCCGGGCACGAGGAGGCGCTCGGGAAGGTCTTCGCGGAGGGCGACGTCGACATGGTGCTGCTGGCCTTCGGCACCCTGGGCGACCAGGCGCACGACGAGCGCGACCCCCGGGCCGCAGTGCGGGTCGCGCAGACCAACTACACCGGCGCGGTCTCCTCGGGCCTGGTGTGCGCGGGCGCGCTCCAGGCACAGGGCCACGGCTCCCTGGTGGTGCTGTCGTCCGTCGCGGGCGAGCGGGCCCGCCGCGCGAACTTCATCTACGGCTCCAGCAAGGCCGGACTGGACACCTTCGCCCAGGGCCTCGGCGACGCCCTGTACGGCACGGGCGTGCACGTCATGGTCGTCCGTCCCGGGTTCGTCCGTACGCGGATGACCGCGGGGCTGCCCGAGGCGCCGCTGGCCACCACCCCGGAGGCGGTCGCGGCCGCCGTCGAGCTGGGGCTGCGGCGGCGCGCGGAGACGGTGTGGGTGCCGGGCGCGCTGCGGGTGGTGATGTCGGCACTGCGGCATCTGCCGCGCGCGGTGTTCCGGCGGCTGCCGGTCTGAGGGCCGGCCCGCTCAGTGGGCGGAGACGGAACCCCGGTCCGCGTGGCCGCCCTGCGGGGGCACCACGGCGGAGCCGAAGGGGAACTCGCGCAGTTTGCGCCACACGCCGTCGGCGCCCTGCTCGTAGAGCGCGAAGCCGGTGCAGGGCCACTCGGCCCCGTAGTCGGCGAGCTCCTCGAAGGCGCGGTCCATGGCCGCCTCCGCGATGCCGTGCGCCACGGTGACGTGCGGGTGGTAGGGGAACTGCAGCTCCCGGGCGAGGGGGCCGGAGGGCTCGCGGACCCGCTGCTGCAGCCAGGTGCAGGCCTCGCCGCCCTCGACCACCTGGACGAACACCACCGGCGACAGCGGCCGGAAGGTGCCGGTGCCGGACAGCCGCATGGGGAACGGCCGGCCCGCCGCGGCGACCTCGCCCAGGTGCGCCTCGACGGCCGGCAGGGCGGCGGCGTCGATCCCGGTCGGCGGCAGCAGGGTGACGTGCGTGGGGATGCCGTGCGCCGCGGCGTCGCCGAAGCCCGCGCGCAGCTGCTGAAGCCGGCTGCCGTGAGGCTCCGGGACCGCGATCGACACGCCGATCGTTACGGTCCCCACGTCGTCTCCTGTCGTTGTGGTGGTGAAGCGTGGTGTGAAGCGTGGTGGTGGAGCTGCGGTGAGCGCCGGGTGACCGCCGAAACGGTCACCCGGTTATCGACTGTACGACCACGACCCGGATCCGGGCAGGCGCAACGGGAGTGATGTGCAGCGCTGTGCGGTGGTACGGACCGGTGCCGTGGGCCGGTTCAGCGCCGGCCCGACAGGCGGCGGTCAGTGCTTGGCGGGCAGGAAGCCCACCCGGTCGTACGTCCGGGCGAGGGTCTCCGCGGCGACCGCGCGGGCCTTCTCCGCGCCCTTGGCCAGGACCGAGTCGAGCGTCTCGGGGTCGTCGAGGTACTGCTGGGTGCGCTCCTTGAACGGGGTCACGAACTCGACCATGACCTCGGCGAGGTCCGTCTTGAGCGCCCCGTAGCCCTTGCCGGCGTACCGCTCCTCCAGCTCGGGGATCTCCGCCCCGGTGAGCGTCGAGAGGATCGTCAGGAGGTTGCTCACGCCGGGCTTCTCGACGACGTCGTAGCGGATCACCGTGTCGGTGTCGGTGACCGCGCTCTTGACCTTCTTGGCGGTGACCTTCGGCTCGTCGAGGAGGTTGATGAGGCCCTTCGGCGTGGACGCCGACTTGCTCATCTTGACCGTCGGGTCCTGGAGGTCGTAGATCTTCGCCGTCTCCTTGAGGATGTACGGCTTCGGGATGGTGAAGGTCTCGCCGAACCGGCCGTTGAAGCGCTCGGCGAGGTCGCGGGTGAGCTCGATGTGCTGGCGCTGGTCCTCGCCCACCGGCACCTCGTTGGCCTGGTAGAGCAGGATGTCCGCGACCTGGAGCACCGGGTACGTGAACAGGCCGACGGAGGCGCGGTCGGCGCCCTGCTTGGCGGCCTTGTCCTTGAACTGGGTCATGCGGGAGGCCTCGCCGAAGCCGGTGAGGCAGTTCATGACCCACCCGAGCTGGGCGTGCTCGGGGACGTGGCTCTGGACGAAGAGCGTGCAGCGGTCCGGGTCGAGACCGGCGGCCAGCAACTGGGCGACGGCCAGCCGGGTGTTGGCGCGCAGCTCCTTCGGGTCCTGCGGGATCGTGATCGCGTGCAGGTCGACGACCATGTAGAACGCGTCGTGGGTCTCCTGCAGGGCCACCCACTGGCGGACGGCGCCGAGGTAGTTGCCGAGGTGGAACGAGCCTGCCGTGGGCTGGATTCCGGAGAGCACGCGGGGTCGGTCAGTGGCCATGCCCACCATTCTCTCAGGTCCCGCGGGGCGCTCCGGAACAGACCGGAAACAGATCCGAACCGATCCGTCTCCGGCCGTGCGACGGAGCCGGGGCCTCCCGCGCGGCGGCCCGGTGCGTGACCGGACCGCCGCGGGGGGCGTCGAGCGGGGGCCGCCTCAGCCGAGGTCGACCTCCGGGTAGAGCGGGAAGCCGGCGACCAGGTCGGTGGCGCGGCGGGAGATCTCGTCGGCGACCTTGGCGTCGAGGACGTGGGCCGCCTTGGAGGGGGCGCCGGACTTGGTGGTGCCCGCCTCCGTGGTGGTCAGGACGCGGTCGATGAGGCCCGCGACCTCGTCCATCTCCGCCGTCCCGAGACCGCGCGTGGTCAGTGCGGGGGTGCCGACGCGGATGCCGGAGGTGTACCAGGCGCCGTTGGGGTCGGCCGGGATGGCGTTGCGGTTGGTGACGATGCCCGAGTCGAGCAGGGCGGCCTCGGCCTGGCGGCCGGTGAGGCCGTAGGAGGTGGCGACGTCGATCAGGTTGAGGTGGTTGTCGGTGCCGCCGGTGACCAGGGTGGCGCCGCGCCGCGTCAGGCCCTCGGCGAGGGCGCGGGAGTTGTCGACGATGCGCTGGGCGTAGTCCTGGAAGGCGGGCTGCCGGGCCTCGGCGAGGGCGACGGCCTTGGCGGCCATGACGTGCGGCAGCGGGCCGCCGAGGACCATCGGGCAGCCGCGGTCGACCTGGTCCTTGAGGGAGTCGTCGCACAGCACCATGCCGCCGCGCGGGCCGCGCAGCGACTTGTGGGTGGTGGTGGTGACGATCTGGGCGTGCGGGACCGGGTCGAAGTCGCCGGTGAGGACCTTGCCGGCGACCAGACCGGCGAAGTGGGCCATGTCGACCATGAGCGTGGCGCCGACCTCGTCGGCGATCTCGCGCATGATCCGGAAGTTCACCAGGCGCGGGTAGGCGGAGTAGCCGGCGACGATGATCAGCGGCTTGAAATCGCGGGCGGAGGCGCGCAGCGCCTCGTAGTCGATCAGGCCGGTGGCCGGGTCGGTGCCGTAGGAGCGCTGGTCGAACATCTTGCCGGAGATGTTCGGGCGGAAGCCGTGGGTGAGGTGGCCGCCGGCGTCCAGGGACATGCCGAGCATGCGCTGGTTGCCGAAGGCCTGGCGCAGCTCGGCCCAGTCGGCCTCGGAGAGGTCGTTCACCTGGCGGGCGCCGGTCTTCTCCAGGAAGGGGGCCTCGACGCGGTCGGCGAGCACGGCCCAGAAGGCGACCAGGTTGGCGTCGATGCCGGAGTGCGGCTGGACGTAGGCGTGACGGGCGCCGAAGAGCTCCTTGGCGTGCTCGGCGGCGAGCGACTCGACGGTGTCGACGTTGCGGCAGCCGGCGTAGAAGCGGCGGCCGACGGTGCCCTCGGCGTACTTGTCGCTGAACCAGTTGCCCATCGCCAGGAGGGTGGCCGGGGAGGCGTAGTTCTCGGAGGCGATCAGCTTGAGCATCTCGCGCTGGTCGGCGACCTCCTGGCCGATGGCGTCGGCCACGCGCGGCTCGACGGCGCGGATCACGTCGAGGGCGGAGCGGAAGGCGGTGGAAGCGGTGGAGAGGGGCTGCTCGGCGGGCATCGGGACCTCCGGAGACGTGGCGTTCGGCGTTCACGGTACGGCCCAGGCGCACGGCACTGTTTCCGGACCCGAAGGGTCCGGGGCCGCTTCCCGATGGTTGCTCCATCCCAGCACGCCAGTCACGGCCCACGGTCACATTACCGGGCGCCACGACGTGCCACGGCGAGCCGTCCACCATGCGGGCGACAGGGGCCCTAGAGGATCACGTGGGGCAGGAAGCGGGCGTACTCGTCGGTGACCAGGCCGGAGGACTCGCGGATGCCGAGGCCCGCGGACTCGCCCTCCACCACCCAGGCGCCCAGCACGACGTGGTTGCCGTCGAAGGTGGGGAGGGGGGCGAGCTGCTGGTAGCAGCAGGGTTCGTCGCGGGGGACGGGGCCGGAGCCGGGCTCGTGGATCGTCACGCCGGCGCCCTCGCGGCCGAGCAGGGGCTTGGCGACCCAGCCGGTGGTGTCCGCCAGCTCGCGCGGGCCGTCCAGGTAGGCGGGCAGCAGGTTGGGGTGGCCGGGGTAGAGCTCCCAGAGGATCGCCAGCAGCGCCTTGTTGCTGAGCAGCATCTTCCAGGCGGGCTCGATCCACAGGGTGGAGCCGGTGCCGCCGCCGTTGTCGAGGGTGCTCAGGACGTGGCCGGCGAAGCGGTCGGTGGTGAGCCACTCCCACGGGTACAGCTTGAAGATGCTGCGGATGAACCGCAGTCTGTTGTCGACGAACCGTCCGGAGAGCCGGTCCCAGCCGATCTCCTCCATGGAGATCCAGTCGGTGTCGAGGCCGGCCTGTTCGGCGGTCTCCTTGAGGTAGGCGACGGTCATCAGGTCCTCGCCGTACTCGTCGGCGGAGGAGTGGGCGAAGTACAGGGGGCTGCCCGGCGGGAGGAGGGCGGCCTGCTTCCTCCAGGCGTCGACGAGGCGTTCGTGGAGGGAGTTCCACTGGTCGGCGCCCGGGAAGCGCTCCTCCATCCAGAACCACTGGGGGGAGGCGGCCTCCACCAGGGAGGTGGGGGTGTCGGCGTTGTACTCCAGGAGCTTGGCCGGTCCGGTGCCGTCGTGGCGCAGGTCGAAGCGGCCGTACACGGAGGGGAGTTCGGCGCGCCGGTGCCAGGCCTCGGCGACGGTGCGGGCGATGCGCGGATCGGTGATGCCGAGGTCGGTGAAGCGGTCGGCGGTGACGATGTGGTCGGCCGCCGCCAGGCACATGCGGTGCAGTTCCTCGACGACCTCCTCCAGCGCCTCGACCTCCTCCAGGGAGAAGACGTAGTAGGCGCTCTCGTCCCAGTAGGGGCGCAGGGACCCGTCGGGGTGACGGGTGAGGGGGTAGATGAGCCCCTGCTCCTCGACGGTCTCCTGCCAGCCGGGGCGGGGCTCGGTCGTACGCCGTTCCACGACCCGCTCAGCCGCCGCTGCTGCCGGAGCCCGAGCAGCCGAAGCCGCCCCGGTCGACGGCCTCGCTGCGGCTGAAGGTGCCGTAGTCGGCGTAGCCGCCGCTGACGTCGGCGTCGTAGTACCAGTCGGCGTCGGCGGTGCGGGACTTGCCGGCCCGGCCGGAGGAGCCCGTGCCGGTCGTCCCGGAGGACGTGCAGTTCTTGTCGGCGACGATCTTGTAGCCGTTGAGGTAGTCGTAGCTGTCCCGGTCCACGCACCGCCGGTCCGGTTCCGACCCGCAGGAGGTGAGCGCCGCCGCGAGGACGCCCATGCCGCCCAGCACCACCGTGCTGGACCGCACCCGTCGCCGTGTCTCCGCCATGTTCTCCGCTCCCCCGTGATGTGACTGCCGCTTCTCGCGCGGCCGTTGCTTCGCGGCTCGCGGCGGCCAGCCTAGAGACCGGCCGTGCGGCGCCCGCGCAGGCCCCCCGCCGACAACGCCTCCCGGGCGTCCTTTTGTGGCCCTTGGCGCCGTATGCCGATTCCGGACGTTCAGGGGAGGGCCTTGCACAGCGCTTCGAGGGTGCCCGTCCAGGCGTGGTCCGGCGGGGTGGCGTAGCCGACGACCAGGGCGTCGGCCGGGGGGACGGTGGCGGCGGGGTGGCGGAAGCGGGACAGGCCGTGGACGGCGAGGCCCTGCCAGGTGGCGGCGCGGACCACGGACTGCTCGGTGCCGGGCGGGAGCCGCAGCACGGCGTGCAGGCCCGCCGCGATGCCGGTGACCCGCACCTCGGGTGCCCGGGCGGTGACGGCGGCGACGAGGGCGTCGCGGCGGCGCCGGTAGCGCAGGCGGGCGGCGCGGACGTGACGGTCGTAGGCGCCGGAGGTGAGGAACTCGGCCAGGGTGAGCTGTTCGAGGACGCCGACGGACCGGCCGGCGCCCTGGGCGAGGACGTCCGGCAGCAGGCGCTCGGGCAGCACCATCCAGCCGAGGCGGAGGCCGGGGGCGAGGGACTTGCTGGCCGTGCCCAGGTAGACCACGTGGTCGGGGTCGAGGTCCTGGAGCGCGCCGACGGCCTGGCGGTCGTAGCGGAACTCGCCGTCGTAGTCGTCCTCCAGGACCAGTCCGCCGGTGCGGCGCGCCCAGTCGACCGCCTCCGCGCGGCGTTCGGGCACCAGGGCGCCGCCCAGCGGGAACTGGTGCGCCGGGTTGAGCAGCACCGCGCCGGCGTCCCCCGCGTCCCCGGGGCGCGGGCCGGCGTCGTCCACGGGGAGCGGCACGGTGCGCAGTCCGGCGCGTTCGACCAGGTCCCAGTGGACGTCGAGTCCGTAGGGCTCCACGGCGAGGGTGCGGGCGCCGCGGGCGCGCAGGGCCGTGCAGAGCAGGCGCAGGCCCTCGGCGAACCCGGCGCAGACGACGAGCCGTTCGGGGTCGGCGCGCACGCCCCGCACCCGGGCGAGGTAGTCCGCCAGCGCGGTGCGCAGTTCGGGCCGGCCGCGCGGATCGCCGTAGCCGAAGGCGTCGTTGGGGGCGGCGGTGAGGGCGCGGCGGGCCGCCCTCAGCCATCCGGCGCGAGGGAAGGAGGCGAGGTCGGGGGTGCCGGGGACCAGGTCGTACGGGAGCCGGCCCGGGGCGCGTCCGGGAGTGGACGGGCGGGCCGGCGGCCGGGGCACCGCGCGGTCGGCGACCCGGGTGCCGGAGCCCTGCCGCGCGGTGAGCCGGCCCTCGGCGACCAGGTCGGCGTAGGCGTCGGCGACGGTGTTGCGGGCGATGCCGAGGTCGGTGGCGAGGGAGCGTGAGGAGGGCAGCCGGGTGCCGGGGGCGAGCCGGCCGGTGCGGACGGCCTCGCGCAGCGCGTCGGTCAGGCCGCGGCGCAGGCCGGGACCGGTCGGTTCCAGGTGCAGGTCGATGCCGAAAGTGGCCCAGCGTTCCGCCATGGAAGTGGACCATACCGCTGGGCTGCTTCGCTCCTAGGGTCGAGGGCATGACGACGAACGCGGAAACGACCAAGGAATACGTCCCCGAGCTGCCCGTCCGGCTGGAGTGGGCCGAGCACGCCCCCGAGGTGTTCAAGGCGATGGTCCGGCTGGACGCCGCCGCCCGGAAGGGCCTCGACCCCACGCTGCTCGAACTGGTGAAGATCCGCGCCTCCCAGGTCAACCACTGCGCGTTCTGCCTGGACATGCACACCAAGGACGCCCTCGCGGCGGGCGAGAGCGTGGAGCGCCTGGTGCAGCTCAGCGCCTGGGAGGAGTCGCGGCACTTCTACACGGCCAAGGAGCTGGCGGCGCTCGAACTGACGGAGGCCGTGACGGTGCTGACCGACGGTTTCGTGCCCGACGAGGTGTACGAGCGGGCGGCCAAGCACTTCGAGGAGGCGGAGCTGGCGCAGCTGATCGCCTCGATCACGGTGATCAACGCCTGGAACCGGTTCGGTGTGACCTGCCGGAAGACCCCGGGCCACTACACGCCGGGACAGCACGCGTGACCGCCCGGACGACCCGTCTGGACGACGGGGTCCGCGGCGCCCTGCTGGCGGCGGGCGCCGCGGCCAAGAAGGGCTTCGGCGATCCCGGGCTGGCCGAGCTGGTGCAGATCCGGGCCTCGCAGCTCAACCACTGCGCGTTCTGCCTCGACATGCACCTGACGATCGCGCGCAAGAACGGGGTGGTGCGCGAGGCGCAGCTCGACCTCCTGGACGCCTGGGAGGAGGCCGGGGACGTCTTCGACGCGCGGGAGCGGGCGGCGCTGGAGCTGACCGAGGCGGTGACCCTGATGACCGGGGGCTCCGGCTCCGGCTCCGGCTCCGGCTCCGGGGGAGGGTTCGTCCCCGACGAGGTGTACGAGCGGGCCGCCCGGCACTTCGACGCCACCGGACTCGCCCATCTCGTCGCCCTGATCACCGTCATCAACAGCTGGAACCGGCTGATGGTGAGCCGGCGCATCCCTGCGGGGAGCACCGAGTGGTGAACGGGGCCGCCACCTTCCGCGCGCTGCACCACCACCGCGCACCCGACGACCCGCTGGTCCTGCCCGGCCCGTGGGACGCCGCGAGCGCCCGGGTGTTCGCCGAGGCCGGGTTCCCGGCGCTCGCCACCCCGAGCGCCGGGGTGGCGGCCGCCCTAGGCCACGAGGACGGGCACACCCCGGCCGACGAGATGTTCGCGGCGGTCGCGCGGATCACCCGGGCGGTGGACGTGCCGGTGTCGGCGGACGTCGAGGGCGGGTACGGGCTGGCGCCCAAGGAACTGGTGGAGCGGCTGCTGGAGGCGGGCGCGGTCGGCTGCAACCTGGAGGACTCCGCGGACGGCGTGCTCAAGGACCCGCACGCGCACGCCGAGTGGCTGGCGGAGGTGCGGGCGGCGGCCGGGGACCGGATCTTCCTCAACGCCCGGGTCGACACCTTCGTCCGGGGCGTCACCGACCCGGAACGGGCCATCGAGCGGGCCGCCCTGTAC is a window from the Streptomyces capillispiralis genome containing:
- a CDS encoding phosphatase PAP2 family protein, with protein sequence MDDHHDHRRPLGLRGLDHRVVSALRACGGDPRVAGAARALSWAGEHGALWLAAGLAGAVADRPRRGAWLRGAALTAGAHVVSMGVKRVVRRPRPAHVAPLVGTAGRHSFPSSHATSAAAAAVAFGALGSRAVPPLAVAVCLSRLVAGVHYPSDVAAGAALGALTARLGARWMTGGPA
- a CDS encoding FAD-binding oxidoreductase yields the protein MPADTVSVTGWGRTAPTAARLIRPRTYEEAALAVRDCGARGGIARGLGRAYGDAAQNAGGTVLDMTALDRVHAVDADGGTVLCDAGVSLHRLMEVLLPLGWFVPVTPGTRYVTVGGAIGADIHGKNHHVSGSFSRHVLSLELLTADGRVRTVVPGTPLFEATAGGMGLTGVILTATIRLLPVETSLMCVDTERAADLDDLMARLADTDHRYRYSVAWIDLLARGAATGRAVLTRGDHAPLDALPRRTRARGEPLSFRTTRLPAAPSFVPEGLLSRTTVGLFNELWYRKAPRARTGQLQRIPAFFHPLDGVPHWNRVYGRSGFVQYQFVVGHGREDALRRIVRRISGRRCPSFLAVLKRFGDADPGWLSFPVPGWTLALDVPAALPGLGAFLDELDEEVAGAGGRVYLAKDSRLRPDVLAAMYPRLDDFRALRTALDPRGVFTSDLARRLHL
- a CDS encoding decaprenylphospho-beta-D-erythro-pentofuranosid-2-ulose 2-reductase, encoding MKDAFGLPQSLLVLGGTSEIALATARRLIARRTRTVWLAGRPSPGLDEAAGQLRGLGAEVRTVAFDALDPAGHEEALGKVFAEGDVDMVLLAFGTLGDQAHDERDPRAAVRVAQTNYTGAVSSGLVCAGALQAQGHGSLVVLSSVAGERARRANFIYGSSKAGLDTFAQGLGDALYGTGVHVMVVRPGFVRTRMTAGLPEAPLATTPEAVAAAVELGLRRRAETVWVPGALRVVMSALRHLPRAVFRRLPV
- a CDS encoding 2'-5' RNA ligase family protein; translation: MGTVTIGVSIAVPEPHGSRLQQLRAGFGDAAAHGIPTHVTLLPPTGIDAAALPAVEAHLGEVAAAGRPFPMRLSGTGTFRPLSPVVFVQVVEGGEACTWLQQRVREPSGPLARELQFPYHPHVTVAHGIAEAAMDRAFEELADYGAEWPCTGFALYEQGADGVWRKLREFPFGSAVVPPQGGHADRGSVSAH
- the trpS gene encoding tryptophan--tRNA ligase, whose protein sequence is MATDRPRVLSGIQPTAGSFHLGNYLGAVRQWVALQETHDAFYMVVDLHAITIPQDPKELRANTRLAVAQLLAAGLDPDRCTLFVQSHVPEHAQLGWVMNCLTGFGEASRMTQFKDKAAKQGADRASVGLFTYPVLQVADILLYQANEVPVGEDQRQHIELTRDLAERFNGRFGETFTIPKPYILKETAKIYDLQDPTVKMSKSASTPKGLINLLDEPKVTAKKVKSAVTDTDTVIRYDVVEKPGVSNLLTILSTLTGAEIPELEERYAGKGYGALKTDLAEVMVEFVTPFKERTQQYLDDPETLDSVLAKGAEKARAVAAETLARTYDRVGFLPAKH
- a CDS encoding glycine hydroxymethyltransferase, which gives rise to MPAEQPLSTASTAFRSALDVIRAVEPRVADAIGQEVADQREMLKLIASENYASPATLLAMGNWFSDKYAEGTVGRRFYAGCRNVDTVESLAAEHAKELFGARHAYVQPHSGIDANLVAFWAVLADRVEAPFLEKTGARQVNDLSEADWAELRQAFGNQRMLGMSLDAGGHLTHGFRPNISGKMFDQRSYGTDPATGLIDYEALRASARDFKPLIIVAGYSAYPRLVNFRIMREIADEVGATLMVDMAHFAGLVAGKVLTGDFDPVPHAQIVTTTTHKSLRGPRGGMVLCDDSLKDQVDRGCPMVLGGPLPHVMAAKAVALAEARQPAFQDYAQRIVDNSRALAEGLTRRGATLVTGGTDNHLNLIDVATSYGLTGRQAEAALLDSGIVTNRNAIPADPNGAWYTSGIRVGTPALTTRGLGTAEMDEVAGLIDRVLTTTEAGTTKSGAPSKAAHVLDAKVADEISRRATDLVAGFPLYPEVDLG
- a CDS encoding glutathionylspermidine synthase family protein translates to MERRTTEPRPGWQETVEEQGLIYPLTRHPDGSLRPYWDESAYYVFSLEEVEALEEVVEELHRMCLAAADHIVTADRFTDLGITDPRIARTVAEAWHRRAELPSVYGRFDLRHDGTGPAKLLEYNADTPTSLVEAASPQWFWMEERFPGADQWNSLHERLVDAWRKQAALLPPGSPLYFAHSSADEYGEDLMTVAYLKETAEQAGLDTDWISMEEIGWDRLSGRFVDNRLRFIRSIFKLYPWEWLTTDRFAGHVLSTLDNGGGTGSTLWIEPAWKMLLSNKALLAILWELYPGHPNLLPAYLDGPRELADTTGWVAKPLLGREGAGVTIHEPGSGPVPRDEPCCYQQLAPLPTFDGNHVVLGAWVVEGESAGLGIRESSGLVTDEYARFLPHVIL
- a CDS encoding PLP-dependent aminotransferase family protein; translated protein: MAERWATFGIDLHLEPTGPGLRRGLTDALREAVRTGRLAPGTRLPSSRSLATDLGIARNTVADAYADLVAEGRLTARQGSGTRVADRAVPRPPARPSTPGRAPGRLPYDLVPGTPDLASFPRAGWLRAARRALTAAPNDAFGYGDPRGRPELRTALADYLARVRGVRADPERLVVCAGFAEGLRLLCTALRARGARTLAVEPYGLDVHWDLVERAGLRTVPLPVDDAGPRPGDAGDAGAVLLNPAHQFPLGGALVPERRAEAVDWARRTGGLVLEDDYDGEFRYDRQAVGALQDLDPDHVVYLGTASKSLAPGLRLGWMVLPERLLPDVLAQGAGRSVGVLEQLTLAEFLTSGAYDRHVRAARLRYRRRRDALVAAVTARAPEVRVTGIAAGLHAVLRLPPGTEQSVVRAATWQGLAVHGLSRFRHPAATVPPADALVVGYATPPDHAWTGTLEALCKALP
- a CDS encoding carboxymuconolactone decarboxylase family protein; translation: MTTNAETTKEYVPELPVRLEWAEHAPEVFKAMVRLDAAARKGLDPTLLELVKIRASQVNHCAFCLDMHTKDALAAGESVERLVQLSAWEESRHFYTAKELAALELTEAVTVLTDGFVPDEVYERAAKHFEEAELAQLIASITVINAWNRFGVTCRKTPGHYTPGQHA
- a CDS encoding carboxymuconolactone decarboxylase family protein — translated: MTARTTRLDDGVRGALLAAGAAAKKGFGDPGLAELVQIRASQLNHCAFCLDMHLTIARKNGVVREAQLDLLDAWEEAGDVFDARERAALELTEAVTLMTGGSGSGSGSGSGGGFVPDEVYERAARHFDATGLAHLVALITVINSWNRLMVSRRIPAGSTEW
- a CDS encoding isocitrate lyase/PEP mutase family protein; translation: MNGAATFRALHHHRAPDDPLVLPGPWDAASARVFAEAGFPALATPSAGVAAALGHEDGHTPADEMFAAVARITRAVDVPVSADVEGGYGLAPKELVERLLEAGAVGCNLEDSADGVLKDPHAHAEWLAEVRAAAGDRIFLNARVDTFVRGVTDPERAIERAALYVAAGADCVYPIGAPAAVLPLLRAGIQGPVNVLALPGRGPSPAELGGLGATRITFGPGLQQRAARALREIADGLLPK